One Phaseolus vulgaris cultivar G19833 chromosome 2, P. vulgaris v2.0, whole genome shotgun sequence DNA window includes the following coding sequences:
- the LOC137809330 gene encoding lectin 9-like, with protein MSFPNSKSLSPLSILLIKFLIPFLFPQHHTAQPSPLSADETVSFGFSLFNQDDPNIGLLGNASISDGVLRLTNTDQLGKPVPHSVGRAVHITPIHLWDKNNGELADFTSGFSFVVNPNGSTLHADGFAFFLAPADLHLPKNSSGGYLGLFSPETALDPSKNQIVAIEFDSYTNDWDPNSTSRSPHIGIDVDSIKSVATVAWPSELEPDNAVARASLNYNSESKTLSVFVVYPGDNRNATVSTVVDLRTVLPEWIRVGFSAATGELVETHDVLNWFFEADL; from the coding sequence ATGTCTTTCCCCAACTCAAAATCTCTAAGTCCTCTCTCCATTCTCCTTATCAAATTCCTCATCCCTTTCCTCTTTCCACAACATCACACTGCACAACCATCCCCACTCTCGGCAGACGAAACCGTTTCCTTCGGTTTCTCTCTTTTCAACCAAGATGACCCAAACATAGGATTACTGGGCAATGCCTCAATATCTGATGGGGTTCTAAGGTTAACCAACACCGACCAACTTGGTAAACCAGTACCACACAGTGTTGGCCGAGCAGTGCATATCACACCAATACACCTCTGGGACAAAAACAACGGAGAACTCGCGGACTTCACCTCTGGCTTCTCCTTTGTCGTCAACCCTAATGGCTCAACCCTTCATGCTGATGGTTTTGCCTTCTTTCTTGCACCGGCCGACCTTCACTTACCTAAAAACTCAAGTGGCGGTTATCTTGGACTTTTCAGCCCCGAAACTGCATTGGATCCTTCCAAAAACCAAATAGTGGCTATTGAGTTTGACAGTTATACCAATGATTGGGACCCCAATTCAACTTCTCGCTCTCCTCACATTGGAATCGATGTTGACTCTATTAAGTCAGTGGCAACTGTGGCATGGCCAAGTGAACTTGAACCGGATAATGCTGTGGCACGTGCCAGCCTAAACTATAACTCCGAGTCCAAAACTCTTAGTGTGTTTGTGGTTTACCCTGGGGACAATAGGAATGCCACTGTCTCTACTGTTGTTGATTTGAGAACTGTTTTGCCAGAGTGGATCAGAGTTGGTTTCTCTGCCGCCACCGGTGAGTTGGTTGAAACACATGACGTTCTTAACTGGTTTTTCGAAGCAGACTTGTAG
- the LOC137809331 gene encoding lectin 5-like, translated as MALVFLVLCLSLISSAKSDSFSFNLPSFETGVRSILVGDDAKTVGGVLQLTNKDTSGNPTQHSVGLSAYFGPLHLSDTKTARVADFHTEFSFVVNTHGASLHGDGFTFFLASIDYDFPDNSSGGFLGLFNQETAFNTSINQVVAVEFDSFANEWDPNFPQSDSPHIGININSIRSVATAPWPLDIQSQGSIGKARISYQSSSKILTVSVAYPNSYAKSNATVLSYPVNLGTVLSEWVLVGFSGSTGDLVETHDILSWSFNSFL; from the coding sequence ATGGCCCTTGTGTTCTTAGTCCTTTGCCTCTCGCTAATTAGCAGCGCCAAATCAGACTCATTTTCTTTCAACCTACCAAGTTTTGAGACGGGTGTTAGAAGCATACTTGTGGGTGATGATGCAAAGACAGTAGGTGGAGTACTGCAACTCACCAACAAGGACACAAGCGGGAATCCAACTCAACACAGCGTTGGCCTCTCAGCTTACTTTGGACCACTTCATCTCTCTGACACTAAAACTGCAAGAGTTGCAGACTTCCACACCGAGTTCTCCTTCGTTGTCAACACACATGGTGCATCACTGCACGGCGACGGCTTCACCTTCTTTCTTGCATCAATCGATTATGATTTCCCCGACAACTCAAGTGGTGGGTTCCTGGGACTTTTCAACCAGGAAACAGCATTCAACACCTCCATAAACCAAGTGGTTGCTGTTGAGTTTGATAGCTTTGCAAATGAATGGGATCCCAACTTCCCACAGTCTGATTCTCCTCACATAGGAATTAATATCAATTCCATTAGGTCCGTGGCAACTGCGCCATGGCCACTTGATATTCAATCACAGGGATCAATAGGAAAGGCACGCATAAGCTATCAATCTTCCTCCAAAATATTGACTGTCTCCGTGGCTTATCCAAATAGTTATGCCAAATCCAACGCCACTGTTTTATCGTATCCCGTTAATTTAGGGACTGTTCTGTCAGAATGGGTCCTGGTCGGTTTTTCTGGGTCCACCGGTGACTTGGTTGAAACACACGACATTCTTTCCTGGTCTTTCAATTCCTTCTTGTAG